gacTGAAATACAAAAGAATCAAGAGTCTGCAATAGCTCATTCAAAGTCCAGACCTCATCCTGACTCATCCTGACTGTGGTGAGAACTGTGCATaaacaaacctcaataaactggagcaatgtTGTAAAGAAGACTGGGCcaaaattcctccagaacgatgtgagagactaaTAAAGTCTTACAGAATATGATTATTTCAGATTATttctgctaaaagtggatctacaagCAATTAAAttatagggtgtcctaactttgtcacatgACTGTATACATAGAGtgctatttatatattcatttactactacttattattattactgactGCTCAGTGAAGGCGGCGCCCCAGCACCCTCTATTGGACAGCCACCATTTTAGACACttattttcacttttacagtaaataaattaaagtgcCCTTGTGTCATATGagaaaagtttatatatatacacataataattattagtattatatcaGTATACTTATTGTAGTTGAAGATCACACACTTCTATCTACTGAAGATCACACACATCATGTGCCTTATGGagtagagagagagacagagagagagagaaaaaaaaaaacatttaaatactgcTGCAATGATCTCATGTGGTTGACACACCCCAAAGTCATTCATGGTTGCTGGGCAACTTTACTGTTTACATGGATTTCAAATACGCCCACATACTGTTGGCGGTTCGCGAGGGGGGAGGGTTCGCACAtgttaaaattaactaaatgtgTCATTTGATAAACTTTAAtggaaatattttaaactctgCATCCTAAAAGTGTATTTCAATACGTAAATTTACAATAAACACAAGCTTGTGCATACATTTACAATGAAAATCAGCTTGTGCATAAGGGCCAGTGAGGGtacaaataatgaatataatgtTGCACAGATAACACACAATTGAATGTGATTGCAagaatgcataaatatatataaaaatgtctcTGGCTTAGAGTTAATCTGTGTTTGCTGAATGTCTGTTGTGTAAATGGTGGATTTAGGCTATTAAAAGTGAAGGCCAGGATGAGAGTTGAACCTACTAAATAGAAAGCATTCAGAAACATTATATACAGAAGcattcatttttcatattttattagtttaacaTGCCAGTTTTAAGAcgatgaaaaatatttatttaaatatatgtttagatattatttatagtacAGATTTGATAatcatataaatgtttttatcttaCATTTTCACCAGTAAGACAGAATCAATGCTTCATCTTTATCCTCCCTAGTTGTAAGGACTGGTAGACACCTGTGTGATGTCACTACTGTAAGACAGTGAGACTCAATAGTTGTTAAACGAAGTGTGGAGAGATAGAGTCTGCTCATGAATGTCTATGAAGTCTCTGTAGAGCCAGTGAATCTACCAGAGGTTTCTTTCAGTCTAGTTGTTCGTCAGGTAGGAACTGCTGTAATAGTTTCAATTGAAATTGagctttgtttattttgtcatGCCATCCGAGTGTGTTAGAGATTCAGTCATTTCTGGGAAAGGGCAGGTTTGTTCTACAGCACCGTGTTCAATGAGACGTTTCATCTAATCTGTACAAATCAAGCAGCTGCTATTGTTAAATCAGACCCATATGGAAAACATCTTTTGATTATCATCAGAGCACGGAGGAAATATAACACAGAAATGTACAAAGAActtaaaagattttaaacatTCTGGCAGGTGgcctaaaaaacaaacattatttgagtatgttttacaagaaaaatcaATTTCAGACTTTCTATTTGATATAATGTGTGCTTGCCATTtcgttaattaattaattgtgaaatttattagCCTACTAACAAGGCTGaccagttattttattttaaaggccTTGTtcttatgtaaatataatttaatgcacATACTTCTTAGAAGTTGTTTGTGCAAATAAGGGACAAAAGAGACTATTTTGTAGAATgatcattataatataattttagttcTGGAACATATTCCAAAGCACAATCTTTATAACACAACAATCAAAAGTCTCCAAGAATctcactgaagaaaaaaaaaattgacatgaTATCTTCAAAATTTTACAAAGAGTTGTGAAATCCAGCCCTGAACTGCATGGAACCAAAGAACGACAAAAAACAACTTGTATATAAACAAAACGTTTATTTCTGTGGTGGAACTTACAGGACTTCTGTGGATGATTTTGTTTGTGTCTAATGCTAATACTTACAAAGAATTTAAAGTACAACTGAACACCActtaacaaaactgaaaaaccaTCCTCctttacatacatacagtgtAACTGTTGTAACAACCTCAAATCGTTTCAAAACGTTTATCAAAACCTATTAACAAAATGAGAGAACAGTCATCTTTTACTGCTTTTTGACACCCTTTGACTGCATGTGTAACCGGTATATTTGTTCGCAGGCAATGGACAGGCCCACCACAAGAGACACAAACTCTTCAAAATTCACTTCTCCATCACCATTACTATCCAAATCCCTCATAATCCTGTCTACGGTAGCAGGGTCCTTCTGAGACTACAATAGGAAAGACAAGAGatacatgtttaaaaacagaacaaatggAAGCAGATGATGGTAAAAATAGTTAAGTTTCAGAAAGATCTGAAAGATACAGTATAAGCAGGGCCAACAATCATTTGAGGGCCCAAGCCAGTGTTTAGAGTTGCCCCGCCCTGGGTGTAGCAATAACAGATGGAATGTTGTACCTTCAGAAAGGTGCCCAACTCTGCCTCCATCAGCATTTTGAGCTCCCTGCGATTTAATGATGCACTTCCACCTTCTTTGCTCGCATAACGGTGAAACACTGTGATCAGCATCTCCATCGCTCTCTCCAGATCAGACGGCATTGTGACTGTCTAAAGTGAGAAATAATGTGTTAGCTTATGTAAGTGTCTCATCCCTTAATCAAACTGAATATTGTGCAAACAGCCTATTGTTCTCCTCCTGTTGGGCAGATGGAAACAGAAGTGGATTTTTCCACTTGGAAATAAGCCAGATTGTGAGTAACACCCACCAACCGTCATGCCAAGTAGATGCAGTAAAAATTAAGCCATTTAATAACAGTACATGCCGATGCAATTCTTTCAATTATTTAAGTATCATTAGCAGTTATTTAGAGTGAACAGCCGACTTTTAATCTATTAATCTACATGTAAAGTTTAGATTCTTTTACGTAAATGACGCTGACGTCTATAGAATCTTATGCATGAATCTACGCATACGTCACATTCGTATTTTcgtatttcaaaatgtttgtcCTACACTTCAGTTGCGATACCTTATGATATAATAAGGtaaagcttttttaaaagtgCTGTCAGTCGGTAACTAAGTTAAACATAGTTGTACTATGCTCTTTTTCAAATACCAACGcgtttctgaacagtaaaagTTTGTGTACTTACGGTTGATAAAAGGCAGAGCGTCACCTGAAGATGAAAGAATGTACTGAATGTGCCGTGCAAGAGCTGGTCAAGAAGCAGAGCAGGAATTTATACCGGGGCTCCGCCCGAATGAGGAGTGTGAGGTTGGGTTAGTCTGTGGGTGAGGACTGTAATGTTAACTGTTTAGGGCCACAGAAAACCCTGACTGAGATTTAATCCAAACAGTGTAACATGTAAATGAACATAGCAGTGCTCCTGTTAAGAGATTCCTGAATGAGAAATTTCACACCTAAACTTGGTGGAACAGAAACATACCTTAAACCAACCAAATATGACCGTTTGTTGCTCTGGTTTCCTGGATTTAGGGGATTTTAGTGGACTTGAAACCAGCTGGACATTAGTAAACCAGACAAAACCACCCTTGTAAATAAGTAGATGTGTGAAAACAGTGGAATTTATTAcaaattctatatttatttacctataatttcaacattatacTTTACTGTCAATGCAGTCATGTTTATGTTGAACAAATGTGTTTTCACAATCAGGAACAGCTCTTTTCCACGCCTTTCCAAGACGTTAGTGACTCAAAGCTTTCACAATGTTTCTCGTCTGACAACACAACTTGTCTTGCTCACAATTTTGGACAGATGTCTAAAACAGATACTTGCCAGGGCATTATTTTTAAGGGTAGGGCTGCTTTTTTTGGCAGCGATAAGGCTTGTTTCAATCTGCAAAGTAGGCATGAGGGGATGTCTCTACCTAGCACACAGGAAGTGCTTTTAACCATTTAGTCTATATAAGAAAATGTACTCTCGTACTTTAGTCACCAACAACAACCTACGGGTGTGTTTGGTAACAGTATTACTGTGCACATACCAAATAGGAGAGAGAGAACAAAATGTTTGCCAGaattcatgcattcattgtACCACAAGACTATAAATCAATATTTCTACAGGGAGAATAAAGGAAAAGTTACTTAGACAATTTATTCAATGTATCCCTTTGGAAACTAATCTCTGTCCGCAGGACATGAGGGAATGaaaaggggaaaagagagaatggtCATGGGTGGATGACACACAGTGTTTTGACCGGGCGTGATTGTGTTGTCATAGTAGCATGGTGAATTCCATGCAAGTACAGCTCTGAAGGGTTTTCACAACCACAATTCTCTCAGCATTTTTTTCAAGCTAGGGCATGATGGGGTCTTTTAAGTGGCCTACCCAGGAGTTTGGTCCACAAAAGGCTTAATAAACATCTATTAATTACTGCAAGAAGGACCAAAAACTACAGCACTGATCCATCCAGAAAAGacatacagctgaagtcaaaagtttacatacaccttgcagaattctTTGAATTCTCCCTcagattatttggtttttcagcatttttgtatatctGAACTGAACCCtttacaacaatgactgtatgattttgagatccatcttttcacactgagggactcatatgcaactattacagaagattcaaacactcactgatgcttcagaaggaaaaacgatgcattaacttttggaatttgaacatcacggtaaatttaacttattttgtcttctggggaacatgtacgtatcttctgtagcttctgaagggcaaaaaaaaaaaaaaagatatttaggcaaaataagaaaaatgtacacatctttattctgtgcaaaagttttcatccctgcccggctcttaatgcatagtttttccttctggagtatcagtgagcatttgaaacttctgtaatagttgaatatgagtccctcagttgtcctcagtgtgccCTCAgtccttattttggtaaaataattaagattttgcagattctgcaaggtgtatgtaaacttttgacttacaCTGTAAATGTATAATCAGGCTTTATTACAGtacatttaagactttttaggaccaagtaaagaaaatgtaataaataaattgaatagaGCACATTGTCAGTGGTCTGTAAATGTAATcatcagtaaatttttttccagtgcaaatCTCTAAAGATTCTTAAATCAACACATTTGCTTGAAAAGTAACAAGACAAGATAAAACTATTTCAGCTGATCGTAGCAGTTTCACAACTATCTGGTTTTAATTGAAAcacattgaaaaaatatttggttgagcTTGAACTGGTAGAGGCCCATATATTCCATGCTAATTTGATTCTTATCTGCAGTTTAGTAGAGTAGGTCAAATAGAAtgattggaatttttttttttttttgcagggtCAATAACAGGACTGAGTCAGCTGAGagtcccagaatgcactgcgaGGCCTTAGGCAGTTAGCCAACACAGTTTAGCATACACAAACGGTGGAGAACGCAGAACAATAGAAATACTCCACGGGTTAAGGTGTGGTCACATTAGCAaaattttgtgagaaaaaaaggtctAAGTCTGCCTGGGAAGCTTTTACACATTTGTAGGAGTCTAATTGTTTCCTATTTAATGACTGGATTCTACCTGTGAGATTTTAAAGGTGAATGCACCTTTAGTCATCTGAAGTCTAACaacaggaaaacaaacaaaatggcaCATGTATTCTTTCATCAACTTTTAATAACAAACCccttaaacaaaaatattttgtaaacagaACCAAAAATCACACATTTCTGACTGGTATGATCAAATGTGTTTAGTTATCTTTCAGTGTGAATGgaatggataaaaaaaatctgctgttgGCAAACACATTAGATTATGTAGTTTCAGCACACTGCTGAAGGAGGCTGAATGGGTGACTGCAAAAGTAAATGGATGAGGTAAACACTTCAGTTCTTCCTTTTGCCCTTGCTGGTGGGTTTGGCGGGAGTTGGTGCAGGTGCTGCCTGGTAAAGAGCTGCTGACACTTTATTGATGTAGTACAGCGCAAAGACAGAGAAGATCAGGCTATACAAGAGAgcacagagaaagaaagaaagagcaaaTAAATATCAGTTAATTAAACAGTAAATCTATAAGGGTAAAGTGGGTTTCCTCATCTAcaattgtattttgtttgtttttaaaaactggCATGAGTCTTAATTTCTGTGAAGCTTAATTTCTGTGATAATCAATTACTTTAAAACATAAGTAATATCGCCCCACTTACCATGTTGTCACGCACACGCGATGCACCAAACCAGATGCGAACAGAGAGAGGCACAGGCACACGACAACTAAGGAGAgagattaaatgtttttgagacaagttgttttttcagccaaggaagaagggtcttatctagcaaaacaatctgctAGTTTctcaaaaaaagacaatttatatactcttttttttaaccttaaatgcttgtcttgtctagctctgcatgaactctgtgtattccagttcaagacagttagggtatgtcaaaaaaactcccgtctcattttctactccaacttcaaaattgtcctacattgctgcagaagtaccaacccagtgtttacaaagtgaatgtgcaaagaagatcaaacaccctttacaaaaaaaggtaaaacaacaatgtagggcaattttgaagttggaggagaaaatgagatgggaggttTTCGACAACCTAActcatgaaccagaatacacagagcacacacaaagctagacaagacaagcatttgaggttaaaaaataaatcaaaaaactaaaaacccaataagacccttcttcgttggctgggattgtttaaagttctttgaagctgcgtttaaactgcattttggaagttcaaacttgggagcaccatagaagtccactattatggagaaaaatcctgaaatgtttttctcaaaaaacaatttctttaagactgaagaaagacagacatgaaaatcttgggggtgagtaaattatctataaatgtttgttctcattattaaaatgaactttCTTCAAGCGAGGAGGAGGATACAGCAAACAATAGACCAATTTcatgtttgcaaacagtgatgatgaTTTTTGGGTGGAGGGTGtcaaaaaatgacagttttcaagtggcagtctacGGAAGCTACAGAAtctaagaataaaaaaggtgaaTCTGAGTTTATGTTTCAGAATTCTggctttattctcgtaattcagagattatatctcacaattctgataagaaataTCAACTCGTCATTATCTTTTCCTCTCGACTCAGAATCATGAGTTTACATCCC
The sequence above is drawn from the Labeo rohita strain BAU-BD-2019 chromosome 16, IGBB_LRoh.1.0, whole genome shotgun sequence genome and encodes:
- the s100a10b gene encoding protein S100-A10b, encoding MPSDLERAMEMLITVFHRYASKEGGSASLNRRELKMLMEAELGTFLKSQKDPATVDRIMRDLDSNGDGEVNFEEFVSLVVGLSIACEQIYRLHMQSKGVKKQ